ATGCGCCGCCATTCCTCCACGACGGCGGCAATGTCGCTGCGCTCGCGGGAGAGTCGTTTCTGGTCGTGTGGGTTGGCTTCTTCAAGCAGGGTTTCCAGCGCCTGCAGGGTGAGGTTGGCGGCGGCCAGTGCCTCCATCCGATCACCCCGTCCCCAGCGGCAGCGCGCGATGACCCACTGGGCGCGCCATTCGACATCCCGATCCCCCAGTTCCCGGGCCGTTGCGGCGGCCGACACGCTGCGGTCGAGCGCCAGGGTCAGTTCCTTGCGGATGAGATGGACTTCACCGAGCGTCTGAAGCATTTCGGCACGTACCTGGGCGTCATCCGTGGTGCGGTTGAGCAACTGGGCTTCTTCGAGCAGTTGCAGGGCTTCCCGGAGGTTGCCGGTGCGGGTGTACATCTGCGCAGCATTGACGAGCGCCATTTCCAGCACCCGCTGGTTCTTGTTTTCACGCGCGCTCCGAATCGCCAGGCGGTAATAGGCCAGGGCATCGGCGTAGCGCCCTTCCTGCCGGAAGGTATCGCCAATGTTGTTGAGCATGGCCCCTTCACTGGCGCGGTCGTTGATTTCGCGCATGATCTGAACGGCCCGCTGGTAGCAGTCGCGGGCGCGGGACACCTGTCCCTGGCTGTGAAACGCCGATGCCATCAGCATCAGGCCCTTGCGCTCGATGTCGCGGTCACCGGTGGCCCGTGCCGTCTGAAGCATCTCGCGCCAGGTGGATTCCAGGGATACGACACTGTGCAGCACGCTCTGAAGGGAGTGCGGTTGGGTGGGGCGCGCGTCACGGCGCGGCGCGGCGGGTGCCCGGCTCTGGTCCTCGACGATGGTCTCCGCCAGGCGACCGCTGTTGAAAAGCTCACCCATGCCGAGGTTTTCGGCAAAGGCCGCCACGTCGTTGAGCAGTTCTTCGAGTGAAAACTCGCTCGCTTCGCTCCCACGTCCCGTACTGCGTGCCATCGTCAGGCTGTGCAGGGCATCCAGATCGCTTGGCATTTCAGCCCCACCCGGCTCTGCGACGGCCGGCGGCCTGGCGGCCGGTGGCGGTACGGGCGGGGGTGGTGGGGTGGAAGCCAGCCATTTGGTAGGTTCCGGCTCCGGTATCGGGGGGGCGGTTTTCACTTCCCCGGCCTTGGCGCTTTCGGCCTTGGCGCTTTCGGCCTTGGCGCTGACTGGCACTGCCGCAATGGACCCGGTTTCATCCAGCAGTGAGGTGGCTTTGCCGGCAGGCGCCTGGTCCGCTTTCAGGGCCACGGTGGCTTTGGGTTCCAGTGGGCGCGTGGCAAGGGCGCGGTCAAGCCGCACCTTGAGGTCAAAGACCGGCCGTTTGTCTTCCAGGAAGGCGGACGCTACGGTGTCTTCGGGAAGATCGGTCTGAAGCGTGGTAATCACCGAGAGCGCTTCTTCGATGGCCGCCTGCGCGTTGGCAAAGTCCTGCCGCTGCATGAAGCATTCTGCAAGACCGTAGGCGGCCATCCACCGGACATGGGGCGATTCCACTTCCCGCGCCAGTTCGCGCGCGCGGGCATAACAGGTTTCCGCTGCTGCGAAGTCGCCTTCCGCGCGCTGGGTATCGCCAATCTCAGTGAGAATTTCGGCTTCGATGGGGGTGACTTCCGCCGTTTCGGCCAGCAGCAGGGCCGCCTGGAGCGTACTCAGGGCGGACTTGGCATCGCTGCGCCGCCGCCGAATCCGCCCGACATTGAGCAGGTAGCGCGCTTCGGCCGCGCCGTTGCCGATGTCGCGGGCGATGTCCACCGCCTGCTGGACATACTCCATGGCTTCCGTGTCGTTGCCCCGCCGCATGAAGACTTCGCCCAGTCCATTGAGCGCCACGGACTCGCCGTAGCGGTGGCCGAGGGCGTAGGCAATGCGCAGGGAGCCGGCATAGCATTCCTGCGCTTCGTCCAGGTGAACGAGTTGCAGGTGGATGAAACCCAGGAGTGCCAGCGCCCGGCGTTCCTCGAAGATATTGCCGAGATGGCGCGCCATCGTCAGCGCCTGCCGGGCGTCGGAGAGGGCTTCGGCAAACTTGCCCCGCTGGGCATTGACAGCCGCATTGACCAGACGGGCGGCCGCCTGGCCACTGCGATCCCCGGCCCGTTCGGCAACATAAAGGGCTTCGTCAACGGCTTGGAGTGCCGCCGTCAGGCGGCCGCGTTCGACGTGGGCCGTGGCGGTGACAAGCAGGGCCAGGCACAAACCGGAAGCATCCTCACGGGCGCGGAGCGTGGGCAGGGCCGCTGCGGTCAGTTGCAGGGCCCCTTCGGCATCACCCGTCAGATTGCACAGGCGCGCCAGACTGACCTGCGTGCGCCCCAGCCAGGTCAGCTCATGCGCCTGGCACAGTTCAAGCGCGCGCTCCAGCGCCTGCCGCGCATCGTCAGGTTGGGCGCACTCGATGAGCAGGTTGCCATAGGTCAGATGGTAGCGCGCTTCCTCGTCGGGGCTGAGGGGCGGCTTGGCCGCATCACCCTGAAGGCGGTTGAGCGCCTGGGCAACCCACCCGAAGAACTTTCCCGCATCGGCGAAAGCGTAGAGATTCCAGCGGGCATAACCGGCTTCAAGGGCGTATTCAATGGCCTTGCGCCATTCCTCCGCCCGGAAGTAGTGGTAGGCCAGATCGCTGGCCGTGAAATCCTGGCGTCCGAGCGCCGCTGCCGAAGCCCGTGGTGACGTGGCCTGCTGCTCCAGGCGCTCGGCAATCCGGGCATGCAACCGCTTCCGCCGCCGCCGGGTGATGCGCCGGTAGAGCACGCGGTGCACCATGGTGTTGACAAAACTGTACCGGTCTTCCCGCCAGCCGGCCATTTCCCGAATCAGCCCCAGTTTGAGGGCATTTTCGATATGCCGCAGCAGGTCTTCTTCCGTGGACTCCGTCAGGAACTGCAGGAGGTCAAAGGTGAATTCCTCACCAATCACCGCCGCGTGGGCCAGCACGTCAGCCAGGTCGTCATCGAGCCGCACGAGCAGCGGTTTGACCAGCGCGACAATGGATTCCGGCAAATCGAACTCATCCACATCCTGGCAGACCCAGCCCGTTTCCTCGCCATGCGAAATCTGCCCGCTGGCAATCATGGCGTTGACGACTTCACAGACGTAGTACGGATTGCCCTTCGTTTCTTCGGCCAGCATCAGCGCGACACTGACCGGCAGGTGCACCTGGGCGCCGAGCAGCCCTTCGACCATCAGCCGGATTTCACTGTTGGAGAGCGGCGGCAGCTTGATCTGGTCATAGCCGCCCACATCGTCCAGTGACTGCAACCAGTTCCGTAAGGCGGGTGTGCCGTCGGGCAGACTCGTGAACGGACGACAGGCAACGATGGTCAGCAGCCGGTCCTGGCGCGTCTGACGCAGCAGGTGGCTGACAAAATCCAGCAGAAGCGGGTCGGCATGGTGCGCGTCATCGAGAAAGAGCACCGCGCCCCGCTCCCGGGCCAGCAGGCGGCACAGATAGGTCAGGTCGGCAAAAAAACTGTTCCGGTCGGCGGCCAGCCGGGCGGCCAGCTTGGTGGTGTAGGATTCATCGCACAGGTTGGCAAAGAACGTCCCATCCAAAAACTGCTCATCGGCCGGCGACAGTGACCGTACGGCGCGCAGTTCCGGGTTGAAGTAGGCCATCGCGGCCATGCGGATGTCGGACAGGGGAAACTGTCCGGCGGCGGCGCGGGTCGGGTCGCAGCGCAGGCGCAGCAGGATCGGCTGGCCTTCGCCCACATCCTCCAGCCGAATCATGAACTGTTCGATGAGGCGGGTTTTACCAATGCCGGCTTCGCCAAAGATGACCACCGGCCGTCCCCGGCGGGTGGTCACCGACTGCCAGGCTGCAATGAGGACACCAAGTTCCGGCGTGCGACCGACAAACTCCCCGCCGCTCATGCCGGTTGGGAGATGAACTGAACTGGGCGGAAGTGTGCTGGATTTCGGCAGGGCCGGGGCCTCGGCCGGCACCACCCGGGTGAAGGGGCCTGGGGCGGCCGGAGATGGCTCCGGCGGCAGCGCCGGGATGCCCTGTGGCGTCATGATCGAGACACTGCCTGGCGCAAGCTGGCGCTGTACGCTGCGAAAGGCCTCGGCCAGCTCTTCGGCCGTCTGGTAGCGGTTGGCCGGTGATTTCTCCAGCGCCCGCATCACAATGGCTTCGAGCGCCTGGGGAATTTCGGGTCGCAGTTCGCGGAGCGGTTTGGGTTTTTGTTTGACCTGGGCAATGACGGTGGCCAGCGGCGTCGGCTCGTCAAAGGGCAGCTTGCCGGTGAGCATTTCGTAGGCAATGATGCCGATGCTATAGACATCCGACCGCCCATCAATCCGGTGGGCCTGACACTGTTCCGGCGACATGTACTGCGGCGTCCCGATGATCCCTGTGCCGGTAAGGT
This window of the Chloracidobacterium sp. N genome carries:
- a CDS encoding protein kinase domain-containing protein; translated protein: MKSCPKCGATYPDEYNICPQDGAPLASDKPSTVARVVDGKYQIVRMVGRGGMGAVYEAIHATMQRRVALKILNADLVSNPAALERFRREALLSGRLKHPNAITIYDYGMSAIGEAYIVMEFLEGHSLGQELQQAKTLSPLRVVSVLAPVCDAVHAAHAEGIIHRDLKPANIMLEKLRTGETVKVLDFGIAKLAMNNPNLMNLTGTGIIGTPQYMSPEQCQAHRIDGRSDVYSIGIIAYEMLTGKLPFDEPTPLATVIAQVKQKPKPLRELRPEIPQALEAIVMRALEKSPANRYQTAEELAEAFRSVQRQLAPGSVSIMTPQGIPALPPEPSPAAPGPFTRVVPAEAPALPKSSTLPPSSVHLPTGMSGGEFVGRTPELGVLIAAWQSVTTRRGRPVVIFGEAGIGKTRLIEQFMIRLEDVGEGQPILLRLRCDPTRAAAGQFPLSDIRMAAMAYFNPELRAVRSLSPADEQFLDGTFFANLCDESYTTKLAARLAADRNSFFADLTYLCRLLARERGAVLFLDDAHHADPLLLDFVSHLLRQTRQDRLLTIVACRPFTSLPDGTPALRNWLQSLDDVGGYDQIKLPPLSNSEIRLMVEGLLGAQVHLPVSVALMLAEETKGNPYYVCEVVNAMIASGQISHGEETGWVCQDVDEFDLPESIVALVKPLLVRLDDDLADVLAHAAVIGEEFTFDLLQFLTESTEEDLLRHIENALKLGLIREMAGWREDRYSFVNTMVHRVLYRRITRRRRKRLHARIAERLEQQATSPRASAAALGRQDFTASDLAYHYFRAEEWRKAIEYALEAGYARWNLYAFADAGKFFGWVAQALNRLQGDAAKPPLSPDEEARYHLTYGNLLIECAQPDDARQALERALELCQAHELTWLGRTQVSLARLCNLTGDAEGALQLTAAALPTLRAREDASGLCLALLVTATAHVERGRLTAALQAVDEALYVAERAGDRSGQAAARLVNAAVNAQRGKFAEALSDARQALTMARHLGNIFEERRALALLGFIHLQLVHLDEAQECYAGSLRIAYALGHRYGESVALNGLGEVFMRRGNDTEAMEYVQQAVDIARDIGNGAAEARYLLNVGRIRRRRSDAKSALSTLQAALLLAETAEVTPIEAEILTEIGDTQRAEGDFAAAETCYARARELAREVESPHVRWMAAYGLAECFMQRQDFANAQAAIEEALSVITTLQTDLPEDTVASAFLEDKRPVFDLKVRLDRALATRPLEPKATVALKADQAPAGKATSLLDETGSIAAVPVSAKAESAKAESAKAGEVKTAPPIPEPEPTKWLASTPPPPPVPPPAARPPAVAEPGGAEMPSDLDALHSLTMARSTGRGSEASEFSLEELLNDVAAFAENLGMGELFNSGRLAETIVEDQSRAPAAPRRDARPTQPHSLQSVLHSVVSLESTWREMLQTARATGDRDIERKGLMLMASAFHSQGQVSRARDCYQRAVQIMREINDRASEGAMLNNIGDTFRQEGRYADALAYYRLAIRSARENKNQRVLEMALVNAAQMYTRTGNLREALQLLEEAQLLNRTTDDAQVRAEMLQTLGEVHLIRKELTLALDRSVSAAATARELGDRDVEWRAQWVIARCRWGRGDRMEALAAANLTLQALETLLEEANPHDQKRLSRERSDIAAVVEEWRRITDDFKA